Below is a genomic region from Thunnus albacares chromosome 4, fThuAlb1.1, whole genome shotgun sequence.
TGGACAGAACTGCTCAAACTCAACCTAAAGCGTACTGTATACCACCAGACTGAGGGAAATGCAATATTAGCCACGGCAGAAACCCTCTGGCACGGAAACGAAGGGATAATTGCTGATTAGCATTTGCCAGCACTGGGGGAACAGGTTGACTCTCTCCCATCATGGGGGAACTCAGGCTCCCCTGTTGTGCCTCTAGACACTATAATTGGCACGGAGAGAGAAATAGATTTTCAAAATCTCTGTCTGCTCCATGCATAATTCATACCTATGCCCAAAAGAATACCTCTGTGCctctgcatacacacacacactctcctgctCAGAGGCTCACATGCCTGGTGCTGTCGACTGCGTGCccatacaaacatgcacatataagcatgcatacacatgcagacaaaaacataaatctcAAACACCAAAGAAAATGGTAACTGGAACAGAACTGAAATCCAAGGAAGCTAAACTTTGTTAAGAAAACCcactgaaaacatcaaacatgtccactgttttttttgttgtttttttaagtgcaGCCTTGATCAGCCTTCTGTTGCTAATGCTTCATCCATATTTCTGTGCAGGTTGTGCCCCTGGAGAAGACGTCCAAAGATGCCACTAAAATTAGTGTGAGTTTGATTTAGCACCAACTGTCAACTAGAAAAAAGCACAGTCAATATATCAAAgtagttgatttttttaagcTTCTTACCCAGCAAGCTTTGCAAGATTGTTTCCATTTATGGATGGATGCTATGTTAACTCTATAAAGTTCAGAAAAAGGTGTAGTTAGCTTGCAACATTAAATTATGTTGTTGGTTTAtggtattatattatattactttTGTCCTCATTAGGTGGTGAAAGTGGCCGGCAGCAACATCTCCCACAAGCTCCGCCTGTCCAGCGTCAAGCCGTCAGACGAGGGCACGTACGAGTGTCGTGTCATTGACTTCAGCGGCACAGTGGCGCAGCACCACCGTGTTCGGGCCTACCTCCAAGTAGAGCCTGAGCGGAGACAGGGGTCGGATGACGTTCAGCTGCAGGAACCAAGGCACCGGTCGCAGGGGAACACAGTCCACCCACACCCTCACCACCAGACAGAGGGCAGGGAACTGAAGAGGAGATCAGCTGACAGCACCACTGACTGCAATGAGAGCTGTGTGCTTTAGAATGTcatcaacacatacacacacacgtcaccACAGGGTTGAGGCGTCAGTCGTTAAATGGAccctttgtgttttctttgtcttatctTTAATATTGTTGTTTGGATGCCAATGTTGTTGAATGCCAATAAAGGGCAGCATTTTATTGACAGTACATATGTTCTTTTTGTCGCTTTGttatttgtgtctgtgcttTTTCCTATTGCATTCAGTTGATGTTTAAGTGACAGTAAGGCTgtaaaaacaaaggaaaaacttTTATGTTGTCTGAGCAGGACTCCTTCATTGGCCAAGCATCCAGAACATTTCCTTACAGATAAATTTCTCTGACACAGAACAGACCCTGTCCTTTGGAAATGGCTCATTTCTACTCTTCTACTAAGCACATGCCAAAAGCTGCAGTATTTCAATATAAATGCTCtctaaagaataaagaataaaatatgcatctttcatttatcaatttttttaaattatttatgcaATCTTTGTTTTAACACTTTGA
It encodes:
- the vstm2l gene encoding V-set and transmembrane domain-containing protein 2-like protein, which gives rise to MGAFGVIIGILQYAGLYIQLNAALNVGHSEVDNHISGNALFTEVPHDITTHSGEDIEMACSFRGAGSPSYSLEIQWWYIKDHRDWQEKPAQITNNVVPLEKTSKDATKISVVKVAGSNISHKLRLSSVKPSDEGTYECRVIDFSGTVAQHHRVRAYLQVEPERRQGSDDVQLQEPRHRSQGNTVHPHPHHQTEGRELKRRSADSTTDCNESCVL